The Virgibacillus dokdonensis genome includes a window with the following:
- a CDS encoding TrkH family potassium uptake protein → MKKIISLHPIRGIIIHCNPPQILALTFLFFIVVGACLLKMPVATYTSITWLDAWFTATSAITVTGLVVVDTGSTYTLFGEIVIMFLMQIGGLGLMTFSVLILMMMRKKIGLRQRLLTQESLNLNQTSLGGLLRLVKLLFIFSITIEAIAFIFLAVKWVPTYGWADGLNYSLFHSISAFNNAGFSLWSDSLSQYVGDPLVNIVITGLFITGGLGFTVLVDIWDKKGFHRLSLHSKLMLVGTLVINVTALCILFVLEYSNPETIGNFSFVDKLWGSYFQAVTPRTAGFNSLDIAAMNESSILVTMLLMFIGAGSGSTGSGIKVTTFVVMLLATMSFLRGKNETTAFKRTIKSHVIVRALSIMMISISCIFIAIFMLTVTENAPFLTIAFEVISAFGTVGLSMGLTGELTTLGKEVIMIMMFIGRIGPLTMAFVFAKKRESSIRYPEEDVFTG, encoded by the coding sequence ATGAAAAAAATTATCTCATTACATCCAATACGTGGAATTATTATTCATTGTAATCCGCCACAAATTTTAGCATTGACGTTTTTATTTTTTATTGTCGTAGGCGCATGCTTGCTAAAAATGCCTGTAGCTACGTATACGTCTATAACTTGGTTAGATGCTTGGTTTACGGCTACTTCTGCCATAACTGTCACAGGTTTAGTTGTTGTTGATACTGGCTCAACTTATACCTTGTTCGGAGAAATTGTCATTATGTTTTTAATGCAAATTGGCGGACTAGGTCTCATGACTTTCTCTGTACTTATTTTAATGATGATGCGTAAAAAGATTGGGTTACGACAAAGGTTGTTAACACAGGAGTCCTTAAATTTAAATCAAACCTCGCTAGGTGGACTCCTTCGTCTTGTGAAATTATTATTTATTTTTTCGATTACGATAGAAGCAATTGCTTTTATATTCCTTGCTGTAAAATGGGTGCCCACGTACGGTTGGGCTGACGGGTTAAATTATAGTTTGTTTCATAGCATATCTGCTTTTAATAATGCAGGGTTTTCGCTTTGGTCTGACAGCCTCTCGCAATATGTAGGTGATCCGTTAGTAAATATTGTTATTACAGGATTATTTATTACAGGTGGTCTAGGATTTACGGTTTTGGTAGATATTTGGGATAAAAAAGGATTTCATCGATTGTCTTTGCATTCTAAATTAATGCTCGTTGGTACGTTAGTTATTAATGTTACTGCTCTATGCATATTATTTGTTTTAGAATATAGTAACCCAGAAACGATTGGTAACTTTTCATTCGTTGATAAACTATGGGGGTCGTATTTTCAAGCGGTAACACCAAGGACGGCTGGTTTTAATTCTTTGGATATTGCTGCAATGAACGAATCTTCTATACTTGTTACGATGCTACTGATGTTCATTGGGGCAGGAAGTGGGTCTACTGGTAGCGGAATTAAAGTGACAACATTTGTTGTTATGTTGCTAGCAACGATGTCGTTTTTACGTGGAAAAAATGAAACAACAGCGTTTAAGCGAACAATAAAATCTCACGTTATTGTTCGTGCCCTTTCGATCATGATGATTAGTATTAGTTGTATATTTATAGCTATTTTCATGTTGACAGTCACTGAAAATGCGCCATTTCTAACGATTGCATTTGAAGTGATTTCTGCTTTTGGTACTGTAGGGCTATCCATGGGACTGACGGGCGAGCTTACTACTCTTGGGAAAGAGGTCATTATGATTATGATGTTTATTGGACGAATAGGACCACTTACCATGGCGTTTGTGTTTGCTAAAAAAAGGGAGTCGTCAATTCGGTATCCAGAAGAAGATGTGTTTACTGGTTAA
- a CDS encoding DUF4097 family beta strand repeat-containing protein produces the protein MSKLKKLILVAIIFIIIGGVGCLFTFKSLVREKVDITEEFSADEITNLELDMINEEITIIPTDGSNIVLELKGKSNEPDKKFLDIDKKENTLKVRKKSEKFKFRFFNQGDSLTLTVHLPQKAYETIQADTKNGTIHGKKFTVKSLQASGANGEIVLDKVITDTTEASTQNGGIELNDVAGSLHGETSNGSITLTAKTLDQSMEMNTENGSIEINVEEEPTNVTYDLRTGNGGIEVFGTDNWNAVVGDGEHVIKARTANGSITIAK, from the coding sequence ATGAGTAAATTGAAAAAACTTATTTTAGTTGCTATTATATTCATTATTATAGGGGGTGTTGGATGTTTGTTTACATTTAAATCATTAGTTAGAGAAAAAGTCGATATTACGGAAGAATTTTCTGCTGATGAAATAACAAATTTGGAACTTGATATGATTAATGAAGAAATAACTATTATCCCTACTGATGGTTCAAACATCGTTTTAGAACTGAAAGGGAAAAGTAACGAGCCAGATAAAAAATTTCTGGACATTGACAAAAAGGAAAATACGTTAAAAGTACGTAAAAAGTCGGAAAAATTCAAGTTTCGTTTTTTTAACCAAGGTGATTCACTGACACTTACGGTACATTTACCACAAAAAGCGTATGAAACGATCCAAGCTGATACGAAAAATGGAACAATTCACGGGAAAAAGTTCACTGTAAAAAGCTTACAAGCCTCAGGAGCAAATGGAGAAATTGTGCTGGATAAAGTCATAACAGACACGACAGAAGCTTCCACGCAAAATGGCGGCATTGAACTGAATGATGTAGCTGGAAGCCTGCATGGAGAAACAAGTAATGGATCAATTACTTTGACTGCTAAAACCTTGGATCAATCGATGGAAATGAATACCGAAAATGGAAGTATTGAGATAAATGTAGAGGAAGAACCGACGAATGTGACGTATGACTTGCGCACGGGTAATGGTGGTATCGAAGTGTTTGGTACGGATAATTGGAATGCTGTTGTTGGAGATGGAGAGCATGTTATTAAAGCGAGGACAGCTAATGGAAGTATTACCATAGCAAAATAA
- the helD gene encoding RNA polymerase recycling motor HelD — MEEMHKDLLQEQQRVDRIRGEINQKENKLLEKTAQLKENVIELRKTFWDDVTVNLDEPDDVIETEASIKQQAELLAQKETVHGSLAKELTTLNKLKDNPYFGRIDFKEDGEEKEKIYIGIASLMNKEEEDFLIYDWRAPISSLYYDYALGEASYQTLAGEISGEISLKRQFIIRQGKMKAMFDTGLTIGDQLLQEALGNNASTTMRNIVATIQKEQNKIIRNEKSKLLLVQGVAGSGKTSAALQRIAYLMYRYRKQLNPENVMLFSPNPLFTSYINNVLPELGEENVRQTTFYHFVQKKVGDDFSVESPFDQMEYMLTNKHTMTDQIRMRGIEYKSSLAFKQMVDAYLATLHDKGICFRPVLFRGEVLISKEAIADYFYTMESSISLPNRMELVVDWLLKELISIQQEEVSKDWVGEKIELLDKEAYAKAYYKAQQQGADSVVDEEAILRKAVVHQMFASMKAEVQDFAFVDVAKTFEQLFKHYPEQAELPKSWKDIAAQTVKHIQASRLQWEDVTPYVYFKGQLLGDMKDRSVRYLVIDEAQDFSVFQFAYISELFPHTRMTLLGDINQAIYAPISKQNPLLLKDGEEVERITLTKSYRPTKQLVQFTKHFAPGEHEIEPFEREGNKPKLIYVNEETQRKEVLKHQIKDLMNEGYETIALVTKSLQESKHIYDALTGEVLCTLLDEETYTLSKGVLIIPVYLAKGIEFDAVIIPDATNSNYTKADQTLFYTACTRAMHELVMIVNKEPNMFIQKAPVSTYETEE, encoded by the coding sequence ATGGAAGAAATGCATAAAGATTTGCTCCAAGAACAACAACGTGTAGATCGTATTCGAGGAGAAATTAATCAGAAAGAAAACAAATTATTGGAGAAAACTGCACAATTAAAAGAAAATGTCATCGAGTTAAGAAAGACATTTTGGGACGATGTAACTGTCAATTTGGATGAGCCGGATGATGTGATTGAAACAGAGGCAAGTATAAAACAACAAGCAGAACTGTTAGCACAAAAAGAAACCGTTCATGGCAGTTTGGCTAAAGAATTAACAACATTAAATAAGTTAAAAGATAATCCATATTTTGGACGCATTGATTTTAAAGAAGATGGAGAAGAAAAAGAAAAAATTTACATTGGCATTGCTTCTCTTATGAATAAAGAAGAGGAGGACTTCCTCATTTATGATTGGCGAGCGCCTATATCAAGCCTTTATTACGACTATGCATTAGGTGAAGCAAGTTATCAAACCTTAGCGGGCGAAATCTCTGGAGAAATTTCTTTGAAGCGGCAATTTATTATTCGCCAAGGAAAGATGAAGGCGATGTTTGACACGGGGCTTACTATTGGCGACCAATTGTTACAAGAGGCGTTAGGTAATAATGCAAGTACAACGATGCGTAATATTGTCGCCACCATTCAAAAAGAGCAAAATAAGATTATTCGTAATGAAAAGAGTAAATTATTGTTGGTGCAAGGTGTTGCTGGTAGTGGCAAAACTTCCGCAGCATTACAACGAATAGCTTATTTGATGTATCGTTACCGTAAACAGTTAAACCCAGAAAATGTGATGTTGTTTTCCCCTAATCCTTTGTTTACAAGTTATATTAATAATGTATTACCTGAGCTTGGGGAAGAGAACGTGAGACAAACTACCTTTTATCACTTTGTGCAAAAAAAAGTAGGAGATGATTTCTCTGTTGAATCTCCTTTTGATCAAATGGAGTACATGTTAACAAATAAACATACAATGACGGATCAAATACGTATGCGGGGAATTGAATATAAATCTTCTTTAGCATTTAAACAAATGGTGGATGCCTATTTGGCAACTTTACATGACAAGGGGATTTGTTTTCGCCCTGTTTTATTTCGCGGAGAAGTCCTCATTTCTAAAGAGGCGATCGCTGATTACTTTTATACTATGGAATCATCCATTTCTTTACCAAACCGAATGGAGCTAGTAGTGGATTGGCTGTTGAAGGAATTAATTAGCATTCAACAGGAGGAGGTTTCGAAGGATTGGGTAGGAGAAAAGATAGAGCTGTTGGATAAAGAAGCCTATGCTAAAGCGTATTATAAAGCGCAACAACAAGGTGCGGACAGTGTGGTAGATGAAGAGGCTATTTTAAGAAAGGCCGTCGTTCATCAAATGTTTGCTAGTATGAAAGCGGAAGTGCAGGACTTTGCGTTTGTAGATGTCGCAAAAACATTTGAACAGTTATTTAAACATTATCCAGAGCAAGCTGAGCTCCCTAAGTCATGGAAGGATATAGCTGCGCAAACAGTGAAACATATTCAAGCTAGCCGTCTGCAATGGGAAGATGTAACGCCATATGTGTATTTTAAAGGGCAGTTATTAGGAGATATGAAGGATCGATCCGTACGTTATTTAGTCATAGATGAAGCGCAAGATTTTTCAGTTTTTCAATTCGCGTATATCTCGGAATTATTTCCACATACGAGAATGACATTATTAGGCGATATAAATCAAGCTATTTATGCCCCAATATCGAAACAAAATCCGTTGCTTCTAAAAGATGGAGAAGAGGTAGAGCGCATTACATTAACAAAAAGCTACCGCCCTACAAAGCAACTCGTCCAATTCACGAAGCATTTTGCCCCGGGTGAACATGAAATTGAACCGTTTGAACGGGAAGGAAACAAGCCTAAGCTTATCTATGTAAACGAAGAGACGCAACGTAAAGAAGTGTTAAAGCATCAGATAAAGGATCTAATGAATGAAGGCTATGAAACGATAGCTCTAGTTACGAAATCTTTACAGGAGAGTAAACATATCTATGATGCGTTAACAGGGGAGGTTCTATGTACCTTATTGGATGAAGAAACGTATACATTATCAAAAGGAGTTTTGATCATCCCTGTATATTTAGCAAAGGGGATTGAATTTGATGCCGTTATTATTCCAGATGCAACGAATAGTAACTATACAAAGGCAGATCAAACTTTGTTTTACACGGCTTGTACGCGAGCAATGCATGAGTTAGTCATGATTGTTAATAAGGAACCAAATATGTTTATCCAAAAAGCACCTGTAAGCACATATGAGACGGAAGAATAA
- a CDS encoding Hsp20/alpha crystallin family protein, which yields MHTNHSQHPIKHVKNELDNVFQSFFNDTSLLNHSPWNRFFSSPIACNMKEKKHEYVIEAQIPGMDPAHIDIEVDHNTVTIKGEKKEELKTEDDNDTKMHFIEHSYGAFQRSFSLPNNVDSNAIHADYKNGILYIHVPKTEDDKKRSIKINTH from the coding sequence ATGCATACAAATCATTCACAACACCCTATTAAACATGTTAAAAACGAATTAGATAATGTGTTTCAATCTTTTTTTAACGACACTTCGCTTCTCAATCATTCTCCATGGAACAGATTTTTCAGCAGTCCGATTGCATGTAATATGAAGGAAAAGAAGCATGAATATGTCATAGAAGCACAAATTCCCGGAATGGATCCAGCTCATATTGACATTGAGGTAGACCATAATACAGTAACCATTAAAGGCGAGAAAAAAGAAGAATTAAAGACAGAAGACGACAATGATACAAAAATGCACTTTATCGAACATAGCTACGGAGCATTTCAACGTTCATTTTCTCTTCCAAACAATGTAGACAGTAATGCAATTCATGCCGACTATAAAAATGGAATTCTTTATATTCATGTACCCAAAACTGAAGACGACAAGAAGCGGAGCATCAAAATAAATACACATTGA
- a CDS encoding PadR family transcriptional regulator, whose amino-acid sequence MNVQFKKGALELCVLALLDKQDHYGYELANKISKRIAISEGSVYPLLRRLAKEEYFTTYLQESKEGPSRKYYCLTDKGRDYLHQLIHEWVQFTSGVNKLLQESDHNE is encoded by the coding sequence ATGAATGTTCAATTTAAAAAAGGTGCTCTGGAACTGTGTGTGCTTGCTTTATTAGATAAGCAAGATCATTACGGCTATGAGCTAGCAAATAAAATATCGAAAAGAATCGCTATTTCGGAAGGGTCTGTTTATCCATTATTAAGAAGGCTTGCAAAAGAGGAATATTTTACAACCTATCTACAAGAATCAAAGGAAGGGCCATCTCGGAAGTATTATTGTCTGACGGATAAAGGAAGAGACTATTTGCATCAATTGATTCATGAGTGGGTGCAGTTTACTAGTGGCGTAAATAAGTTGTTGCAGGAGAGTGATCATAATGAATAA
- a CDS encoding four-helix bundle copper-binding protein encodes MAHQQHEELIQALHECMAACNHCYDACLREDNLNMMANCVRLDRECADICSYVEQALTKGTPFVSELTALCATICEACGEECKKHEHDHCQKCAEACFKCAEVCRAA; translated from the coding sequence ATGGCACACCAACAACACGAGGAATTAATTCAAGCTTTACATGAATGCATGGCTGCTTGCAATCATTGCTATGATGCTTGCTTACGAGAGGACAACTTAAACATGATGGCGAATTGCGTTCGTCTAGATCGTGAATGCGCAGATATTTGCAGCTATGTCGAACAAGCACTTACGAAAGGGACGCCATTCGTGTCTGAATTGACTGCTTTATGCGCAACTATTTGCGAAGCTTGCGGCGAAGAATGCAAAAAGCACGAACACGACCATTGTCAAAAATGTGCAGAAGCCTGTTTTAAATGTGCGGAAGTTTGCCGTGCAGCCTAA
- a CDS encoding DUF1541 domain-containing protein: MNMKKWMFSLMVTLFATVFAACGTDQENEQDKENTDTNQQQEEKNQENNSNDAEDKDMMHSSSGEVPDGLKEAENPKFPVDSKAIIEASHMEGMKGAEATIKGAYDTTVYSVTYTPTDGGEKVKNHKWVIHEELKDVGKEPLKPGDEATIQASHMKGMDGATATIDSAEQTTVYMVDYTSTTTDEEVTNHKWVTEDELSSVEQ; this comes from the coding sequence ATGAACATGAAAAAATGGATGTTCAGTCTAATGGTAACTCTATTCGCAACTGTTTTCGCTGCTTGCGGAACGGATCAAGAAAACGAACAAGATAAAGAAAACACAGATACCAATCAACAACAAGAGGAAAAAAATCAAGAAAACAACTCCAATGATGCAGAAGATAAGGATATGATGCATTCTAGCTCAGGGGAGGTTCCTGACGGGTTAAAAGAAGCAGAAAACCCTAAATTCCCTGTTGATAGTAAAGCGATTATTGAAGCGAGTCATATGGAAGGAATGAAAGGTGCGGAGGCAACCATTAAAGGTGCATACGACACCACGGTATATTCCGTTACGTACACCCCGACAGACGGTGGTGAAAAAGTAAAAAACCACAAATGGGTGATTCATGAAGAATTAAAAGATGTGGGTAAAGAGCCTTTGAAGCCAGGGGATGAGGCAACAATTCAAGCCTCCCATATGAAAGGTATGGACGGCGCTACGGCTACGATTGATTCAGCAGAACAAACAACCGTTTATATGGTTGATTATACGTCAACAACAACCGATGAAGAGGTTACTAATCACAAATGGGTTACAGAAGATGAACTATCTTCTGTAGAACAGTAA
- a CDS encoding heavy metal translocating P-type ATPase has product MKQNEDHKHKHYGHHHQNDHSHHDHQTHAHHDNTAHQGHGEGHQHHGHHGGHDHGDMVNDFKKRFFISLILTIPILALSPMIQEFIGVDWQFPFDQYILFALSTFVFFYGGWPFITGAIRELNDRNPGMMTLIGLAILVAYGYSSLTVFGWEGKDFFWELATLIDIMLLGHWIEMRSVMGASNALEQLVKLMPNEAHKLDEQGNVQDVPLSELKSKDYVLVKPGEKVPVDGIIRDGKSAVDESLLTGESVPVEKGADDEVIGGSVNKEGSLTIQVEKTGEESFLSQVVTMVKEAQESKSKTQDLTNRAAKWLFYIALLSGFVTLIIWLLLGYSFDVAMERMVTVMVITCPHALGLAAPLVVAVSTSISAKKGLLIRNRANFEGARNLNAIVFDKTGTLTKGEFGVTDIVPVEGQREVDVLAYAASVEQNSEHPIATGIVQSAKEKEIRVDKVTDFESITGKGIQGKVNGKIVHVVSPKYVHNKQLEYDKELFNEMSEQGKTVVFVLVDEQLIGMIALADMVRETAKEAISTLKEQDILSIMLTGDNKKVANWVADQLGIDEVYAEVLPDDKASQVKEIQQQGWKVAMTGDGVNDAPALATADLGIAIGAGTDVAMETADVVLVKSNPKDVVSLMDLSRKTYRKMLQNLWWATGYNIFAIPLAAGVLAPIGIVLSPAVGAVLMSLSTVIVAINAKLLKA; this is encoded by the coding sequence ATGAAACAAAATGAGGATCATAAGCACAAACATTACGGTCATCATCATCAGAACGACCACTCTCATCATGATCACCAGACTCATGCGCATCATGATAACACTGCGCACCAAGGTCATGGGGAGGGGCATCAGCATCATGGGCATCACGGCGGTCATGACCATGGAGATATGGTAAATGACTTTAAAAAACGGTTTTTTATTTCACTTATCCTTACGATACCTATTTTAGCTTTGTCCCCAATGATTCAAGAATTTATTGGCGTTGATTGGCAATTTCCATTCGATCAATATATTTTATTTGCGTTATCGACCTTTGTTTTTTTCTATGGTGGCTGGCCGTTTATTACTGGAGCCATTCGTGAATTAAATGACAGAAACCCTGGGATGATGACCTTAATTGGTTTAGCAATTCTCGTTGCTTATGGGTATAGTTCTCTTACAGTGTTCGGTTGGGAAGGAAAAGATTTCTTCTGGGAACTAGCGACACTAATTGATATTATGCTACTTGGGCATTGGATAGAGATGCGTTCGGTAATGGGGGCATCTAATGCGTTAGAGCAGTTGGTAAAACTCATGCCGAATGAAGCGCACAAATTAGATGAGCAAGGAAATGTACAAGATGTACCATTATCTGAGTTAAAAAGTAAAGATTATGTGCTCGTAAAACCGGGAGAAAAAGTTCCAGTTGATGGCATTATTAGGGATGGGAAATCTGCGGTAGATGAATCGTTATTAACTGGTGAATCTGTCCCCGTAGAAAAAGGGGCAGACGACGAAGTAATCGGTGGTTCAGTGAACAAGGAAGGTTCTCTTACCATTCAAGTAGAAAAAACCGGCGAAGAATCATTCTTGTCGCAAGTAGTCACGATGGTAAAAGAGGCACAAGAGTCGAAATCCAAAACACAAGATTTAACGAACCGTGCGGCAAAATGGTTGTTTTATATTGCCTTACTTTCTGGTTTTGTAACACTCATTATTTGGTTATTACTTGGGTATTCATTTGATGTGGCTATGGAACGGATGGTTACGGTTATGGTGATTACTTGTCCGCATGCATTGGGCTTAGCGGCGCCATTAGTCGTTGCTGTGTCGACATCCATTTCAGCAAAAAAAGGTTTGCTTATTCGTAACCGAGCTAATTTTGAAGGAGCGAGAAATTTAAATGCCATCGTTTTTGATAAAACAGGAACGTTAACAAAAGGTGAATTTGGTGTAACGGATATTGTGCCGGTAGAGGGACAAAGGGAAGTAGATGTACTTGCATATGCCGCAAGTGTAGAACAAAATTCTGAACATCCTATTGCAACAGGTATCGTTCAATCGGCGAAAGAGAAAGAAATACGTGTGGACAAAGTAACGGATTTCGAATCGATTACTGGTAAAGGGATTCAAGGGAAAGTGAATGGAAAGATAGTACATGTAGTAAGTCCGAAATATGTTCATAATAAGCAGCTCGAATATGATAAAGAACTATTTAACGAGATGTCGGAGCAAGGAAAGACGGTTGTGTTTGTTCTTGTAGATGAACAATTAATTGGGATGATTGCTTTAGCTGATATGGTGCGTGAAACAGCAAAAGAAGCAATATCTACGCTCAAAGAGCAAGACATTCTTTCCATTATGCTAACAGGAGATAATAAAAAAGTGGCGAATTGGGTTGCAGATCAGCTTGGTATAGATGAAGTATATGCTGAAGTGTTACCTGATGATAAAGCGAGCCAAGTAAAAGAAATTCAGCAGCAAGGATGGAAGGTTGCTATGACAGGAGATGGCGTTAATGATGCACCGGCATTAGCAACTGCTGATTTAGGAATAGCGATTGGCGCAGGTACGGATGTCGCCATGGAAACGGCAGATGTTGTACTAGTGAAAAGTAATCCAAAAGATGTTGTTTCTCTAATGGATTTATCGAGAAAAACATATCGCAAAATGCTGCAAAACTTATGGTGGGCAACGGGATATAATATATTTGCCATTCCTTTAGCTGCAGGAGTACTTGCTCCAATAGGTATTGTACTTAGTCCGGCAGTTGGTGCTGTACTGATGAGTTTAAGCACGGTCATTGTTGCGATTAATGCGAAATTGTTAAAAGCGTAA
- a CDS encoding HAAS signaling domain-containing protein, with product MNKDVFMKKLAAGIKKLPKEEQKEILQDFAEHFSVGVAEGKTEGEVAAALGAPNQVAKELVATYHLEKVNHSSNAGDVFRAVWAVIGLGFFNLVIVLGPFIALVSLIASGWVIGGSFILSPLAVLVNVVLYPETLLLFDVFVSIALTGIGILIIIGMYYVTRYMFKAFMKYLHFNVKMVKGGLNNE from the coding sequence ATGAATAAAGATGTATTTATGAAAAAGTTAGCTGCAGGTATTAAAAAACTTCCTAAAGAGGAGCAAAAGGAAATTCTTCAAGATTTTGCAGAGCATTTTTCCGTTGGTGTGGCAGAAGGTAAAACAGAAGGGGAAGTTGCCGCTGCTTTAGGGGCTCCGAATCAGGTTGCTAAAGAGCTTGTAGCAACCTACCATTTGGAAAAAGTAAATCATAGTTCTAATGCGGGGGATGTATTTCGTGCGGTTTGGGCTGTTATTGGTTTAGGTTTCTTCAATTTAGTCATTGTATTAGGGCCATTTATTGCTTTAGTTTCATTGATTGCTTCTGGGTGGGTAATCGGCGGATCGTTTATATTATCTCCGTTAGCTGTTTTAGTAAATGTCGTTTTATACCCAGAGACGTTGCTTTTATTTGATGTATTTGTCTCTATTGCCTTAACAGGTATTGGCATTCTTATTATTATCGGCATGTACTATGTTACCCGTTATATGTTTAAGGCTTTTATGAAGTATTTACACTTTAATGTTAAAATGGTCAAAGGTGGTCTGAACAATGAGTAA